A window of the Alnus glutinosa chromosome 4, dhAlnGlut1.1, whole genome shotgun sequence genome harbors these coding sequences:
- the LOC133866231 gene encoding ankyrin repeat-containing protein At2g01680-like, with protein sequence MDRGHDETANMAELYEASQNGCVSTLTTLIQRDPHILDRVSLTSFSETPLHIASLLGHLEFSRVLINKKPTLAKEMDSLGRTPLHLAAAEGNTEIVQTLLQVNKEVCLARDQDGRIPLHLASMRGRKEIIEELINARRESILINLKGDSVLHFCVRYNHLNALKLLVESANGDELILNYKDHDGNSMLHLAVMRKQKKAIKYLLSVPEIKREANAVNMLGYTALDILEACDVCSRDSTCFKIQNILKEAGIRRSKDLISFLPPAPSSAGVDEAQPMQPEQRAMQGNWRRWWGCILSSLGKYMKHQGNWIEETRGTLMIVATVITTMTFQVGISPPGGVWQQDMKKDAIHCTGDLKCKAGRVVLAYSYPEVYRYFLSVNSFSFFASVCVLLLIISGFPLTSKFIIWFFTLFMAGSVASMVVVVIAVVYHIIGPLSWVVKKLRNFKCR encoded by the exons ATGGACAGAGGACATGATGAGACAGCGAATATGGCTGAACTCTATGAAGCCTCGCAGAATGGGTGTGTGAGCACCTTGACCACATTGATCCAAAGGGATCCACACATCCTTGATAGAGTTTCACTGACATCCTTCAGTGAAACTCCCTTACATATAGCATCTTTACTTGGTCACCTTGAATTTAGTAGAGTTCTTATCAACAAGAAACCTACACTTGCGAAAGAGATGGACTCGCTGGGACGAACCCCTCTTCACTTGGCTGCTGCTGAAGGCAACACCGaaatagtacaaacattgtTGCAAGTAAATAAAGAAGTTTGTTTAGCTCGTGATCAAGATGGGAGAATTCCTCTCCACTTAGCCTCAATGAGAGGACGAAAAGAGATCATAGAAGAGTTGATTAATGCTCGACGAGAGTCCATCCTGATAAATCTCAAAGGAGACAGTGTATTGCACTTCTGTGTTCGATATAATCATTTGAATGCTTTGAAATTGTTAGTGGAATCGGCTAATGGTGATGAATTAATCCTCAACTATAAAGACCACGATGGCAACTCCATGTTGCATTTAGCAGTGATGCGCAAGCAAAAGAAG GCCATAAAATACTTGCTTTCAGTACCAGAAATAAAAAGAGAGGCCAATGCTGTGAACATGCTTGGTTACACGGCTTTAGATATTTTAGAGGCATGTGACGTCTGTTCAAGAGATTCAACATgttttaaaatccaaaacattctGAAGGAAGCTGGCATTAGAAGATCAAAGGATCTAATTTCTTTCCTACCACCAGCACCGAGTAGTGCTGGTGTTGATGAAGCACAACCAATGCAGCCCGAACAGCGAGCAATGCAAGGAAATTGGCGGAGATGGTGGGGGTGCATTCTTTCGTCATTAGGTAAATACATGAAGCACCAAGGAAATTGGATAGAGGAAACACGGGGCACATTGATGATAGTGGCCACTGTGATTACAACCATGACTTTCCAAGTTGGGATTAGCCCACCAGGTGGCGTTTGGCAGCAAGATATGAAAAAGGATGCTATCCATTGTACGGGAGATTTAAAGTGCAAAGCCGGCCGAGTAGTTTTAGCCTATTCCTATCCAGAAGTATACCGCTATTTCTTATCTGTCAATAGCTTCTCTTTCTTTGCATCTGTGTGCGTCCTACTTTTGATCATTAGTGGATTTCCTCTTACGAGCAAGTTCATTATATGGTTCTTCACATTATTCATGGCTGGCTCAGTCGCTTCGATG GTAGTGGTTGTGATTGCTGTTGTGTATCACATAATTGGCCCACTCTCTTGGGTGGTGAAGAAGCTGCGCAATTTCAAATGCAGATAG